One Deltaproteobacteria bacterium genomic window carries:
- the aroA gene encoding 3-phosphoshikimate 1-carboxyvinyltransferase, giving the protein MTDAIAIRPLTQPPDAVVAVPGSRSVTNRALLIAALGEGRSTLDGASFSDDTDAMAAAWRTLGVPVAEDAAALRFVVDGCSGQWPVVNAVLDARAAGTAMRFLTAALCVGRGHYRLDGTARMRERPIQDLLDALSQLGARVRSEHDTGCPPVVIDARGLPGGTATVAGDKSSQFLSALLMAAPYAQRDVTIAVRGQLIARPFVDMTLGVMADFGVAVERDADLRFRIRSGQRYRGRTYRIEPDALGAHYFFAAAAVTGGRVRVNGIGRHSTQGDARFVEVLATMGATVTRTDEFIEVIGPTQLHGVDVDLNEISDTALTLAAIAPFASTPVRIRNVAHIRLQESDRLHAAATELQRLGVAVSEHDDGLEIQPSPVQPATVQTYDDHRVAMSFALIGLRVPGIRIADPACVAKTFPDYFARLESLRR; this is encoded by the coding sequence GTGACCGACGCCATCGCGATTCGCCCGCTCACGCAACCGCCCGACGCAGTGGTCGCAGTGCCGGGCTCGCGCAGCGTGACCAACCGCGCCCTCTTGATCGCCGCACTGGGGGAAGGTCGTTCGACTCTCGACGGCGCATCGTTCAGCGACGATACCGATGCGATGGCCGCGGCTTGGCGCACCCTCGGCGTGCCGGTGGCGGAAGATGCGGCCGCCCTGCGCTTCGTCGTCGATGGATGCAGCGGTCAGTGGCCGGTAGTGAACGCGGTGTTGGACGCGCGTGCCGCCGGTACGGCGATGCGTTTTCTCACCGCGGCCTTGTGCGTCGGCCGTGGGCACTATCGCCTCGATGGCACCGCCCGCATGCGCGAACGGCCGATTCAGGATCTACTCGATGCGCTGAGTCAACTCGGGGCACGGGTCCGCAGCGAGCACGACACCGGCTGCCCGCCGGTCGTGATCGACGCGAGGGGACTGCCCGGCGGCACCGCCACGGTGGCGGGCGACAAGAGCAGCCAGTTTCTATCGGCGCTATTGATGGCAGCGCCGTACGCGCAGCGCGACGTGACGATAGCCGTGCGCGGCCAGTTGATCGCCCGGCCGTTCGTCGACATGACGCTCGGCGTGATGGCCGACTTTGGCGTCGCCGTGGAGCGCGATGCTGATCTCCGTTTCCGCATCCGCAGCGGACAGCGATACCGGGGCCGCACGTACCGGATCGAGCCCGACGCGTTGGGCGCGCACTACTTCTTCGCGGCCGCAGCGGTAACCGGCGGGCGTGTGCGCGTGAACGGCATCGGCCGGCACTCGACCCAAGGCGACGCGCGCTTCGTCGAGGTGTTGGCCACGATGGGCGCGACGGTGACGCGCACCGACGAGTTCATCGAAGTGATCGGGCCCACGCAGCTCCACGGCGTCGACGTTGACTTGAACGAGATCTCCGACACCGCGCTCACGCTCGCGGCAATCGCGCCGTTCGCCAGCACGCCCGTGCGCATTCGCAACGTCGCCCACATTCGGTTGCAGGAGAGCGATCGCTTGCACGCCGCGGCCACCGAGTTGCAGCGACTCGGGGTGGCAGTGAGCGAACACGACGACGGGTTGGAGATTCAACCGTCGCCGGTGCAACCGGCGACCGTACAAACGTACGACGACCATCGTGTCGCCATGAGCTTTGCGCTCATCGGCTTGCGCGTGCCCGGCATTCGCATCGCGGATCCGGCTTGCGTGGCAAAAACCTTTCCGGACTATTTCGCGCGCCTGGAGAGCTTGCGCCGATGA
- a CDS encoding (d)CMP kinase, which produces MKPIVIAIDGPAGAGKSTVSRTLAQRLGYRYVDTGAMYRVIGVLAAEQSIELTDASVLATLCDTVTIRFETTGDRVRTFADGRDLSDLIRSAAAGQLASKVSTVPAVRDRLVAQQRTLGAGGGVVMEGRDIGTVVFPSAPLKVFLDASPLERARRRAAELQARGERVDVDAMAREIADRDTRDRTRAHSPLRPADDAHVIDSTGRGIEAIVDELVELARRAQGTQRG; this is translated from the coding sequence ATGAAGCCCATCGTGATCGCCATCGACGGACCCGCAGGCGCCGGCAAGAGCACGGTGAGTCGCACGCTCGCACAGCGACTCGGCTATCGCTACGTCGATACTGGCGCGATGTATCGGGTGATCGGCGTGCTGGCCGCAGAGCAGAGTATCGAGTTGACCGACGCCAGCGTCTTGGCGACGTTGTGCGATACCGTCACCATCCGTTTCGAGACCACGGGCGATCGTGTGCGCACGTTCGCTGACGGCCGCGATCTCTCCGATCTGATTCGCAGCGCGGCCGCCGGGCAACTCGCCTCCAAGGTGTCGACAGTGCCGGCAGTGCGCGATCGGCTGGTCGCGCAGCAACGCACGCTCGGCGCCGGCGGCGGTGTGGTCATGGAAGGGCGCGACATCGGCACGGTGGTCTTCCCGAGCGCGCCGCTGAAGGTTTTTCTCGATGCGTCGCCGCTGGAGCGTGCGCGCCGCCGCGCCGCGGAGCTGCAAGCGCGCGGTGAGCGCGTTGACGTCGACGCGATGGCGCGCGAGATCGCCGACCGCGATACGCGCGACCGCACGCGCGCGCACTCGCCGCTGCGCCCGGCCGACGATGCGCACGTGATCGACAGCACCGGGCGCGGCATCGAGGCCATTGTCGACGAATTGGTGGAATTGGCGCGGCGCGCGCAAGGTACGCAAAGGGGTTGA